From the genome of Rhodopirellula islandica:
GAAACTCGCGGGCTCGTGACATGCGATTCATCCGTCACAACCAACCGGATCGTTACGTCTTGGCGTCAATGCACCAATCCGCACGTGAATACTCGTTCTCATCCAATCATTCCGTGACCCACGTTTCCAACAGCAAAGCTGTTTGCTGGAACGTCACGCGTCAATTGAATGATGGAAGAAACCCCGATGAATTGCGAATCTTGCGGTGCCCCCGTGTCACGAATGGGTCGTTCAGGACGCTACTACTGTGACTACTGTTCCCGCCTCGCCGTCAAAACGCCGCTCGCGAATTCCAGCGACGGACTCGTTTTGACTGGCACGTTGTCGGACACACCCTGCCTGACCTGTGACGACACACAGTTGGAAATTGGCTCGATCGACACCCACTCCATCGAAGGCTGCCGAAAATGCCAAGGCGTCCTTTTGAATCAAGCCACGTTTGCGACGCTGGTTCGAGAGCGGCGAAAGTCCTACGTGGGTCCCGATCAAACTGGAGAGTTCGCCCCCGCTCTGGATGGTCCCAGAGATCACCACTCGCGATTGGCGTGCCCGAAGTGTTGCCTGTCCATGGACTCCTTTTTCTATGCCGGCCCCGGACGTGTTGCGATTGACTCCTGCAGCCGATGCGAAACCGTCTGGCTGGACTGCGGCGAAGTGACCTCCCTCGCCGAAGCCCCCGGACTGCGCTGAGAACGCCCGCCCATCGGCGTCCTCTCTCGTGCACGCGTGATGGACGTCGACCTCGACCCTAAAAAAGGTCGCGCAGTTTTGAAGTGCTGTGCTCGCTACAAATTGAGAACCTCGCCCGTTGGCAACGGGCTCGTCGATTTTGCTGTCGGTTGGCCACTCTTGGCCGACATCCGCAACTTGGACGGGCAAGACTGCCGATCCTACCGGCGTTCAAACCTCGTGGACGACCCAATCGACAAGCCGCAGCGGTAGGGGTCGGACAACGACGTTCAGTGAGATTTCCCTGGGGAGGGTAACACGCGCCACTTCCCATGTCCGGCCCTCACCCTCGCGTACGCCTGATCGGCGTCGCTCGATGAAGAATGCGTGATTTCTACCATTCGACGGCGTCTTCCATCCGACTGAAATCGCCGCTAGCGAGACATAACGGCAGCGAGGCACCCACCGTTGATGAGGTCACCAATCACGAGGCTCGCCAAACGCTCTCTGCTGTGATTGGTGATGCACTTTGCATGGCGGTCCCCATTGGATCCTCGCCATTGACTCACTGCGCAAACGACCGACAGTCGCTGTCCAAGCACGTCGGATCCACCTCGAACCCAACGCAATCCAGTTTGCGAACTCGCTTCCACACACAATCCTTTCCGGAAACCTTATGTTCTCCCGAAGAAACCTGTTGCACGCCAGCGCGGCACTTG
Proteins encoded in this window:
- a CDS encoding zf-TFIIB domain-containing protein — protein: MNCESCGAPVSRMGRSGRYYCDYCSRLAVKTPLANSSDGLVLTGTLSDTPCLTCDDTQLEIGSIDTHSIEGCRKCQGVLLNQATFATLVRERRKSYVGPDQTGEFAPALDGPRDHHSRLACPKCCLSMDSFFYAGPGRVAIDSCSRCETVWLDCGEVTSLAEAPGLR